Within Xanthomonas theicola, the genomic segment GGTCGAGCAGCGCCGCGCCGACGTTGCCAGGGCCGATCACCCCGACCGAGAAGGTCTGCGGCGACAGCCAGAATCCGGCATGCGCGGCGCGCAGCGCCTTGGTCGCGTGCGCGCTGTCGATGGCCACCGAGATGTTGCGTTCGGACGAACCCTGCGCGATCGCCAGGATGTTGACCTGGGCGCGGCCCAGCGACTCGAACAGGCGCGCGGCCACGCCCGGCTGTCCAGCCATGCCGTCGCCGACCGCGGCCAGCACGCTGATGCCGGTGGTCAGCTGCACCCGCTGCACCTGGCCGACCACCAGTTCGTGCGCGAACGCCGACAGCAGCGCGTCCCGCGCACGCTCGCATTCGTTCTGCCGCACCACGCAGCAGATCGAATGCTCCGAGGAGCCCTGCGAGATCATCACCACCGACACCCGCGCGTCGCGCAACGCGGCGAACACGCGCTCGGCGGTGCCGGGCACGCCGATCAGGCCGGTGCCTTCGAGGTTGAGCACGGCCAGGTCCGGGCTCAGGGTCAGGCCCTTGATCGGGCCGCTGCTGGCGCTGCTGGCGGTGATGCGGGTGCCCGGATGCTCGGGCTGGAAGGTGTTGCGGATGATGATCGGCAGGCCGCGCTCGATCGCCGGCGACATGGTCTGCGGATGCACCACCTTGGCGCCGAAATAGGCCAGCTCGCAGGCCTCGTCGTAGCTCAGCCTCTCCAGCTGCACCGCTTCGGGCACCACTCGCGGATCGGCCGACAGCACGCCGTCCACGTCGGTCCAGATATGCAGTTCGTCGGCATCGAACAAGGCGGCAAAGATCGCGCCGGAGTAGTCGCTGCCGTTGCGGCCGAGCGTGGTGATGCGCCCTGCGCGGTCGCGGGCGACGAAGCCGGTGACCACGATGCGCTGTTGCGGATGCTGCGCGCGCCAGTCCGCCAGGCGCAGCGCGCTGGCCTCCCAGTCCACGTCCACGCCCAGTTCGCCGCGATCCACCGCCAGCACCTCGCGCGCGTCCAGCACCGCGCAGTCCACGCCCAGGGCGCGCAGATGCTCGCCGAGCAGTTGCGCCGAATACACCTCGCCCAGGCCCTGTACCCGGTCCAGCACCTCGCGTGGAAGTTCGCCGATCACCGCCAGCGCGCCAAGGATCTCGGCCAGGTGCTCGAAGCGCGCATCCAGCCACTCCACGGTGGCGCCGGCGTGCTCGCCAAGCAGCGACACCGCCGCGGCGCGGTGCCGCGCGCGCGTCTCGTGCCAGCGTTCGCGCCAGTCGCTGTTCTCGCTGGCGGCCAGTTCGGCCAGTTCGATCAGCGCGTCGGTAACCCCCTTCATCGCCGAGACCACGGTGACCTGCACGTTCTCCGGGCGTGCCAGCAGCAGCTGCGCGACATGGCGATAGCGTTCGGCGTCGGCCACCGACGTACCGCCGAACTTGTGGACGACGGTACGCGCAGCGGGCGCGGATTCTGCGAGGGAAGCGGAAGCGACTGCGGGAGACGGCATGGGAGACCTCGGAGTGGAGGCCCCGCTCGCATCAGGCCGACGGGTTCCCCCGCATCCTGATCCGGGTGCGGGGCCGTGGGTTTCGACAGTTACGCGAAAACGATGGGCCGCACCGGGCTAATGGTGTGGGTGGTAATACCGGTGGTCATGCCCGCGCAGCACGTGGCCGGACGCCGCAGCGTGGACGGCACGAAGCTGGCGGCGAAGGCGAAAACGGTGGGCATGGGCGCAAGAGGACATCATGCGCCGGGGTGCTGTCAAGCACTGTCTGCCGTGTGGCGGCATGCCAGGCGCGCCCGGAGCGATCCGTTGCAAAAGTTACTATCCGCCGCCGGCGCGACAGAACCTTCGCCAGCGGCATTGCAGGACCCGCTCATCGGCGCCGCGGCCGGAGCAAGTGGTGGGGCCTGCCAGCCTGCCATGTCGATTCGCGCGGCATCGCCCAATGGCGCATCCAAGCCACGATCTTGTCCACGATTTCGGGCAGTTCCGACGCGATCAGCGCGACCACTGTCAGGAGCATCATGCCGAGCGCGGCCAATACGGGATTCATGCGTCGCACTGTAGGCAAGCGTTCGTGCTGACTCATGTTGGGAACGACAAAAACGGCGCGCGGTTGCGATGTGTTCAGTGGCGCGATCCGGGCACGGTTCGCGTGCTTGTGGCTCCTCGCTCGCGGGGCGAGGCACAGCACGGCAAAAGCCTGTGCAAAGGCGCGCGGACATGCGGTCCGCGTGCCGTGCGCCGTCAGCGCTGTCGTGGGTCAGTGTTGCTGGTTGTCCGCCGGCGGCTGTTGCTGCGGGTCGCTGGTGGGCTACTGCGGATCGGCCGGAGGCGTGGTGCCCTGGGCTGCGTCGCTGCCGGTGGCCGCACCCGTGGCGGCGGCGCCGCTGGTGGTGCCCGTCGGTGCCGCAGCGCCGTCGGCTTGGCTGGCATCGGTCGCGGGGGATGGCGTCGTCGGGTTCCGTTCCTGGGCAGGCTTGTCGCCATTGCGCTGGCAAGCGACCAAACCCGCCAGGAGCGAACCGATCAACACAAACTTCAACGTTCTACGCATGAGTGACTCCTGCCTCGCATTCGTACTGGGTTGCTGGGAGCGGCCGCCGTGGCTGGCCGGATGAGATGAAGCAGGCAATCCAGGACGCCGACATCGCCACTGCATGGGCAACCGGCCAACGGCGCCGACGTGGTGCCGCGCGCCATGCGATGGATGCATCGCTGGCGTTGTCCGGCGGCAGCCGTGCCTGGGTGGAGCCTGCAACGGGACAGGCCCGTCGCCGCGCGTCCCGGGTTGCCGCAGCGGATCCGCATCGCGGCGTCGCGATGCCGTCCTCTCCAGCATCAGCGGACGGGTACAGCCTGCGCAACGCGGTGCTCAGGCAGCGTCGGCGTAAGGTGTAAACGGCGTTATGCGGGCCGGGCGCGTAGCGACCCGATGGTGTTGATGGCGACGGCAGGCGATCCGGCTTCCAGCATGCGCGACTACGGCGAATCAGCATGCGCAACGCGGTGCATGCCGGAACCCGGGACGCGTCCTTGCCCACGTCGCCAGCGCGCGACGGCATCGGCCACGCCGAGCGCGCAAACCAACTTGCAGTGGTGACCCCGGCGCGATTCGAACGCACGACCTGTCCCTTAGGGATAGTCTGATCAACGCGGTCGGAGGATGAGGCAAGCCATATCGACCACGCCCACGGCGCTCAGACCCTCGGTTTTTCGCCGTTTCCGGCGCATTTCCGGGGTATTTCCCGGATTACAGGCACACCCTCCCCACGACAGGCAGCAACTGCTTTCGCTTCAGCCACAGGTTCGACAGCGCAAACAGCGTCAGCACTTGCGCCGTGTTCTTCGCCAGGCCGCGATAGCGCACCTTGACGTAGCCAAACTGGCGCTTGATCACCCGGAACGGATGCTCCACCTTCGCCCTCAGGCTGGCCTTGGCGTGCTCCCAGCGCTGTGCCCACTTCAATTCGCGCTTGCTCTTGATCTGCTTCAGCTTCGAGGGCTTCTCCGCGATCAGATAGCGCAGCTTGCGCTTGCTCGCCATCTCCTCGCGCTTGGCCAGCCCGGTGTAGCCGCTGTCGCCGCATACCGTGTCTTCCTTGCCGTGCAGCAGCTTGTGCGCCTGGGTGATATCTGCGGCGTTGGCCGCCGTGCATTCCAAGTGGTGCACCAGCCCGGACTCATCGTCCACGCCGATGTGCGCTTTCATCCCGAAGTAGTACTGATTGCCCTTCTTGGTCTGGTGCATTTCCGGGTCGCGCTCGCCGTTCTTGTTCTTGGTCGAGCTGGGCGCGGCAATGATCGTGGCGTCCACGATGGTGCCGCCGCGCAGGCTCTGGCCCTTGCGCGATAGGTGCGCGTTGACCCGGTTGAACAGCGTGCGCGCCAGATCGTGCGTCTCCAGCAACCGGCGGAAGTTGAGGATCGTGGTCTCGTCCGGCACCTCATCCAACCCGCCGATCCTGGCGAAACGGCGCATCGACGCCGTGTCGTACAAGGCTTCTTCCGCGCCCGGGTCGCTCAGTGCGTACCACTGCTGCAGAAAGTGGATGCGCAGCATTGTCTCCAGCGGGTACGGCTGACGGCCCGGATGGCCCGACTTCGGATAGTGCGGCGCGATCAGCGCCAGCAGGTCTTTCCACGGCACCACCTGATCCATCTCGGCCAGCAACCTTTCGCGCCGCGTCTGCTTGCGCTTGCCGTTGTACTCCGCGTCGCCGAAAGACAATTGCATCGTCGTTGTCCTGTTGGGCTTTGTACGATTGTCGCAGGATCAGAGGGAGTTGTTCAGACCATCCTTAGAACCTGTTCACGATCTTTTGAGTAGTAGTGTCAGGCATGCCAGGTGGATGAACTGCAAGCTGGTGTTGAGCTTGCGCTCGCAGTTCTTCCATAGCCTTCGGTTCTTTTCCAGCCACGCAAAGCTGCGTTCGACGCTCCAGCGCTTGGGCATGACCTTGAAGGTGTGCAGTTCGCTGCGTTTGGCGATCTGCACCGTGACTTGCTTGCCCAGGATCTCTCGTACGC encodes:
- a CDS encoding IS5 family transposase, encoding MQLSFGDAEYNGKRKQTRRERLLAEMDQVVPWKDLLALIAPHYPKSGHPGRQPYPLETMLRIHFLQQWYALSDPGAEEALYDTASMRRFARIGGLDEVPDETTILNFRRLLETHDLARTLFNRVNAHLSRKGQSLRGGTIVDATIIAAPSSTKNKNGERDPEMHQTKKGNQYYFGMKAHIGVDDESGLVHHLECTAANAADITQAHKLLHGKEDTVCGDSGYTGLAKREEMASKRKLRYLIAEKPSKLKQIKSKRELKWAQRWEHAKASLRAKVEHPFRVIKRQFGYVKVRYRGLAKNTAQVLTLFALSNLWLKRKQLLPVVGRVCL
- the thrA gene encoding bifunctional aspartate kinase/homoserine dehydrogenase I; this translates as MPSPAVASASLAESAPAARTVVHKFGGTSVADAERYRHVAQLLLARPENVQVTVVSAMKGVTDALIELAELAASENSDWRERWHETRARHRAAAVSLLGEHAGATVEWLDARFEHLAEILGALAVIGELPREVLDRVQGLGEVYSAQLLGEHLRALGVDCAVLDAREVLAVDRGELGVDVDWEASALRLADWRAQHPQQRIVVTGFVARDRAGRITTLGRNGSDYSGAIFAALFDADELHIWTDVDGVLSADPRVVPEAVQLERLSYDEACELAYFGAKVVHPQTMSPAIERGLPIIIRNTFQPEHPGTRITASSASSGPIKGLTLSPDLAVLNLEGTGLIGVPGTAERVFAALRDARVSVVMISQGSSEHSICCVVRQNECERARDALLSAFAHELVVGQVQRVQLTTGISVLAAVGDGMAGQPGVAARLFESLGRAQVNILAIAQGSSERNISVAIDSAHATKALRAAHAGFWLSPQTFSVGVIGPGNVGAALLDQLRAAQPQLLAKANLDLRLRAIASRSAMRLEPRAIGGDWRQAFASGQQPTDLDAFTAHLLSAHLPHAVIIDCSGSADVADRYADWLAAGIHVVTPNKQAGAGPLARFHAIRAAAESSGARFRYEATVGAGLPVITTLRDLVDTGDAVTAIEGIFSGTLAWLFNKYDGSVPFSQLVTDARGMGYTEPDPRDDLSGTDVARKLVILAREAGRELSLEDVAVESLVPEALRQASVEDFMAHLHAVDAAFAQRLQAAKARGCVLRYVAQLAPDRAPSVGLVELPAEHAFANLRLTDNVVQFTTRRYCDNPLVVQGPGAGPEVTAAGVFADLLRVAAGEGARL